A window of the Iodobacter fluviatilis genome harbors these coding sequences:
- a CDS encoding WecB/TagA/CpsF family glycosyltransferase yields MSEVEINFTFARKTVSVLGAFIDVIDWDLALHKIKVWGNNRDSRYICICNAHSVVTASSDIEFYSVIQNADMATSDGAPVAWLMRKLGYTQQQRINGPDLMWKYCTEANKSADWPSVYLYGSREETLSALQLRLAEQFPHLKIAGAYSPPFRALFPLEEVNIINEINDSGAGVVWVSLGCPKQEKWMAAQHGKVMGVMIGVGAAFDYHAGTVVRAPLWMQNSGLEWLHRLCTEPRRLWKRYLVTNTLFIVKAIGQLIHKDY; encoded by the coding sequence ATGTCAGAAGTAGAAATAAATTTTACATTTGCCAGAAAAACGGTGTCTGTGCTTGGTGCATTTATTGATGTGATTGATTGGGATCTTGCTTTACATAAAATTAAGGTATGGGGCAATAATCGGGACTCACGGTATATTTGTATATGCAATGCGCATTCTGTAGTGACGGCAAGCAGCGATATTGAGTTTTATAGTGTTATTCAAAATGCGGATATGGCAACATCGGATGGAGCACCGGTTGCTTGGTTAATGAGAAAATTAGGTTACACTCAGCAGCAAAGGATTAACGGGCCTGATTTAATGTGGAAATATTGCACTGAGGCAAATAAATCTGCTGACTGGCCTTCTGTTTATTTGTATGGTTCGCGTGAAGAAACTTTAAGCGCTTTGCAGCTGCGATTGGCGGAGCAATTTCCTCATTTAAAAATTGCAGGAGCTTATTCGCCTCCTTTTCGTGCTTTATTTCCTCTGGAAGAAGTCAATATAATCAATGAGATTAATGATTCTGGGGCGGGCGTTGTCTGGGTTAGTTTGGGTTGCCCTAAGCAAGAGAAGTGGATGGCCGCGCAGCATGGAAAAGTGATGGGTGTGATGATTGGCGTGGGTGCCGCTTTTGATTACCACGCAGGGACGGTTGTTCGTGCGCCCTTGTGGATGCAAAATTCAGGTTTAGAATGGCTGCATCGTCTGTGCACAGAGCCGCGGCGCTTGTGGAAACGCTATTTAGTAACAAATACCCTTTTTATTGTTAAGGCGATTGGGCAGCTGATTCATAAAGATTATTAA
- a CDS encoding UDP-glucose dehydrogenase family protein, producing the protein MKITVIGSGYVGLVTGTCLAEYGNDVVCLDVDANKIRILQEGGVPIFEPGLEEMIKRNVSAGRLRFTTDIKESVEHGTIQFIAVGTPPDEDGSADLKYVVAAARSIGRYMNGYKVIVDKSTVPVGTGDKVRAAIYDELQQRGEQTSFAIVSNPEFLKEGAAIEDFMRPDRIVIGTDDDTAKDLMSSLYAPFVRNHDRILFMDVRSAEMTKYAANAMLATRISFMNELANLSEVMGADIELVRKGIGSDPRIGYHFLYPGVGYGGSCFPKDVQALQRTAEEHGISLKVLDAVEKANLAQKSVLVDKIVKRFGNDLQGKHFALWGLAFKPNTDDMRDAPSRVIIEYLLNHGATVAAHDPVSIHEAQRVMPDWKGLSYGDSPMAVLPGADALVIVTEWKAFRSPDFTEVKAQLKNSLVFDGRNLFDPKRMQKEGFEYYPIGRQQVTI; encoded by the coding sequence ATGAAAATTACCGTTATTGGTTCGGGTTATGTGGGGTTGGTTACAGGAACGTGTCTGGCTGAGTATGGCAACGACGTAGTGTGTTTGGATGTGGATGCAAATAAGATTCGAATTTTACAGGAAGGCGGGGTGCCGATTTTTGAGCCTGGCCTTGAGGAAATGATTAAGCGCAATGTGTCGGCAGGGCGTTTGCGTTTTACCACCGATATTAAAGAATCGGTAGAGCACGGGACGATTCAGTTTATTGCGGTAGGTACGCCGCCGGATGAAGATGGCTCGGCAGATTTGAAATATGTAGTGGCTGCGGCGCGAAGCATTGGCCGTTATATGAATGGCTATAAGGTGATTGTGGATAAATCTACCGTGCCAGTGGGGACGGGAGATAAAGTGCGCGCAGCCATTTATGATGAGTTGCAGCAGCGTGGTGAGCAGACCAGTTTTGCGATCGTATCCAACCCGGAGTTTTTGAAAGAAGGCGCTGCGATTGAAGACTTTATGCGCCCGGATCGCATTGTGATTGGCACAGATGATGATACTGCTAAAGATTTAATGAGCTCTTTATACGCCCCATTCGTGCGTAATCATGATCGTATTTTATTTATGGATGTGCGCTCGGCTGAAATGACCAAATATGCAGCCAATGCCATGCTGGCCACACGTATTTCATTTATGAATGAATTGGCTAATTTATCCGAAGTGATGGGGGCAGATATTGAGCTGGTGCGTAAAGGGATTGGTTCAGATCCGCGCATTGGTTACCACTTTTTATACCCTGGTGTGGGCTACGGCGGCTCTTGTTTTCCTAAAGATGTGCAGGCTTTGCAGCGCACGGCAGAAGAGCATGGCATTAGCCTGAAAGTATTGGATGCGGTAGAGAAAGCCAATCTGGCGCAAAAATCGGTGCTGGTTGATAAGATTGTGAAGCGTTTTGGTAATGATCTCCAAGGCAAGCATTTTGCATTGTGGGGCTTAGCATTTAAGCCCAATACGGATGATATGCGCGACGCGCCAAGCCGTGTGATTATTGAGTATTTGCTGAATCATGGTGCAACAGTGGCTGCGCATGATCCTGTGTCTATTCATGAAGCGCAGCGAGTAATGCCTGATTGGAAAGGATTAAGCTACGGGGATAGCCCAATGGCAGTATTACCTGGTGCTGATGCCTTAGTGATTGTGACAGAATGGAAGGCGTTCCGCAGCCCTGATTTTACTGAAGTTAAGGCTCAGCTAAAAAATTCATTGGTTTTTGATGGCCGGAATTTATTTGATCCAAAGCGTATGCAAAAAGAAGGTTTTGAGTATTACCCTATTGGCCGTCAGCAAGTAACAATTTAA